CGCGAGGCACCGCTCACGCTGGAGGCGATCGCGCGCTATCCGCTGATCACCTACGACGACGCCTTCACCGGCCGCAGCCTGATCAACAAGGCCTTCCTCGGCCGTGGGCTGAAGCCCAACGTGGTGCTGTCGGCGATCGACTCGGACGTGATCAAGAAGTACGTGGAGATGGATCTTGGCATCGGCATCCTCGCGCGCATGGCCTACAACCCGGAGGAGGACCGGCGCCTGGGCATGGTGGAGGCATCGCACCTGTTCGAATCGAGCACGACGCGCATCGGACTGCGCAAGCGCGCCTGGCTGCGCGCCTATATCTATGCCTTCATCGAGGGCTTCGCGCCGCACCTGACGCGGCGCATCGTGGATGCGGCGCTCGCCGGCGGCGGCACGGACGCCGGCCTGTAGGCGGGTCGGTGCTGCGTCAGCCGCGCTCGAACCAGCGTTTCAGGCGCACCCCGCGCAGGCCGGCGCCAAGACCCACGATGAGGCGCACACGGGCCTTCAGCGGGTCCAGTGCCACGCATTGCAGCCAGTTGTTGGGACGGCCCGCCAGGTCTGCGGTCACGCCACCGCCGCAACGGCTGGCCAGCACCACCGGCACCGACGCGGGTAGTTCTTCTTCGATGGCAGCCTCCCAGCTCTGCGGCAGGCTGGCGTTGCCCGGCAGTCCGAGCACGAGCCCGGCCGCGCCGGTCAGCAGGCTGGCACGGGCCAGCGCACGCACGACGGCCGACGCCAGTGCGGCGGAACTGCCGGCGCCGACGGTGAGCAGTTCGACGGGCGGCAGCACCTGCACGCTGTCGGGCAGACTGATGCGGCTGTAGCGGTAGGGCGCGAGGGCCTGCAGTTGGGCGTCCGTCGCGCTGACGGTGAGCGCCTCCGGCGTGCTGAACGCATCGACCGCGCTGGGGTGGCGCTTGGTGACGAGGGCGGCCGGCAGGATGCGGTCGCCCAGCACGGCGAGCACGCCGGCGCGGCCGGCGGCGGGGCGGCAGGCCAGCTGCACCGCCTGGTACAGGTTCAGCGGGCCGTCGGCCGACAGCGCGGTGGCCGGGCGCATCGCGGCGGTCATCACCACCGGCTTGGCGGTGGCGAGCGTGATGTGCAGGAAGTAGGCGGTCTCTTCGAGCGTATCGGTGCCGTGCGTGATCACGATGCCGTCGATCTCGGGATCGTCGGCCAGGGCCTGCACGCGTCGCAGCAGGATCAGCCAGTGCGCCGGACCCATGTCCTTGCTGTCGATGGCGAACAGCGCCTCGCCGCGGACGTCGGCCAGCGTCGCCAACTGCGGCACGGCCGCGAGCAGGTCGTCCGCGCCAAGCTGACCGGCGGTGTAGCCCTTCGTTTCGATTGGCGAGCTGGCGACACCGGCAATGGTGCCGCCGGTGGCGAGCAGGGCGATGCGAGGCTTGCGCGTGCTCAAGGTATCGTGGTCCGCAGTTGAAGGTTTGGCTCAGGGGGTGTAGTGGCGGGCAAGGACGCGGTACGGCGCTCATTCACGCAAGGCCATGATGCGCCGCTCACGCTCCTGTTCGAGGAGCCGCGTCGCCGCATCGGAGGGCACGCCAAGCGCTTCGAGTGCGGCACCTGCCAGCTTGAGGGCAGACTCCAGCGTCTCGGGCACGACGACCGATGCGCCGGCCTCGCGCAGGATCAGCGCGTGCTTCTCGTCGCGTGAGCGCGCGATGATACGCATCTCCGGGACGATGCGTCGAATGCCCTGCGTCGCGTGCGTGGCCGCGGCGGTGTTGTCCATGGTCAGCACCACCGCGCGAGCGCGCTCGATGTGCAGCTTGCGCAACAGCTCTGGCCGGCTCGCGTCCCCGAACACCACCGGCGTGCCCACGCCGCGGTGGCGGTCGATGAGCTTGGTGTCGTGCTCGATCGCGATGAAGGAGACCCCCTGCTCGGAGAGCATCTGCCCCACCATCTGGCCGACCCGTCCGTAGCCCGCGACGATCACGTGCTCGTGCAGTTCGCCCAGTTCCTCATCGGGCGGCGGGGCGTCGGGCGTGATCTTGCGGTCCAGTGCGTCGCCCAGCATCTGGCCAAGGCGGGCGACGAGCGGCGCTGCCAGCATCGATACGCCGACGACGATCAGCATGAACTGGCCGATCGGTCGTGAAATCAGCTCGAACCCGAGGGCGAGGCCGATCACGATGAAGGCGAACTCACCCCCCTGGCCGAGCAGCAGGCCGCCCTCGACCGAACGCCCCCAGGACATGCCGAACACGCGCAGCAGCCCGGCGACGATGAGCCCTTTGAGGGCCAGCAGGCCGAGGACAGACAGCGGAATCCACACCGGTTGCTCGGCGAGGGCCCGCAGGTCGATGCCCATGCCCACCGACAGGAAGAACAGCCCCATCAGCAGTCCCTTGAAGGGCTCGATGGTGATCTCGACCTCGTGGCGGAACTCGGTCTCGGCAATGATCAGGCCCGCCAGCAGGGCGCCGAGCGCCATCGACAAACCCGCCGACCAGGTCAGGGCGGCGACCCCCAGCGTCGTCAGCAGCGTGAGCGCTGTGAAGGTGTCGGGTTGGCGGTCGGATGCGATCTGGTGAAAGAGCGG
This genomic window from Thauera humireducens contains:
- a CDS encoding asparaginase, which gives rise to MSTRKPRIALLATGGTIAGVASSPIETKGYTAGQLGADDLLAAVPQLATLADVRGEALFAIDSKDMGPAHWLILLRRVQALADDPEIDGIVITHGTDTLEETAYFLHITLATAKPVVMTAAMRPATALSADGPLNLYQAVQLACRPAAGRAGVLAVLGDRILPAALVTKRHPSAVDAFSTPEALTVSATDAQLQALAPYRYSRISLPDSVQVLPPVELLTVGAGSSAALASAVVRALARASLLTGAAGLVLGLPGNASLPQSWEAAIEEELPASVPVVLASRCGGGVTADLAGRPNNWLQCVALDPLKARVRLIVGLGAGLRGVRLKRWFERG
- a CDS encoding cation:proton antiporter is translated as MDAHDSVPFLKEIILFLTLAGVLMPLLGRLKVNPVLGFLTVGTLLGPYGLASFAADLPWLAWLTFGRPEDVEFLAELGVIFLMFMIGLDMSVERLWSMRRLVFGLGGLQVLLTAAAIGLVAAQFGNPVEASVILGTVLAFSSTAIVMQLLIQRRELGTPLGQSSFAILLFQDLAVVPLLVLISILGATSGESSFGFLLASAALKGVLTVVVLYLVGRRVIRPLFHQIASDRQPDTFTALTLLTTLGVAALTWSAGLSMALGALLAGLIIAETEFRHEVEITIEPFKGLLMGLFFLSVGMGIDLRALAEQPVWIPLSVLGLLALKGLIVAGLLRVFGMSWGRSVEGGLLLGQGGEFAFIVIGLALGFELISRPIGQFMLIVVGVSMLAAPLVARLGQMLGDALDRKITPDAPPPDEELGELHEHVIVAGYGRVGQMVGQMLSEQGVSFIAIEHDTKLIDRHRGVGTPVVFGDASRPELLRKLHIERARAVVLTMDNTAAATHATQGIRRIVPEMRIIARSRDEKHALILREAGASVVVPETLESALKLAGAALEALGVPSDAATRLLEQERERRIMALRE